In the genome of Streptomyces lydicus, the window GGAGGCATAGGGCGGCTCACTGGCGATGCCCATACGGACGGTGCCCTTCTTCCGCAGATCCTCCAGTTGGTGCCCGCCCCCGGTCGCCCCGGAGACATCCACCCGGGAGCAGCCCGTGCCCGCTCCCATCGCACCCGCCGCGCCGAGCGCCGCCACCCCCGCGAGCAGCGTTCGCCGCCGGATGCCTTCAGTCAATTTTCTCTTGATCATTTTGGTGTTCTCCTGTGGTGGAGCCATGGGCGCGCGGCTACCCGAACGCCTGGCATATATGCCGATCGTTTCCAGCCCTTGATGCAAGCGCCCCGGAGTTGTTCCGTACGCCGGTATTGCCCACCTACGATCGGGGCATGACCGATCGCTTCATCGAAGTCTCCCTGGACAAGCGCGGCGTGAGCTGCACGGCCAAGTTGCTCGACGACCGCGCGCCGATCACCTGCAATGCCGTTTGGGACGCGCTCCCGCTGGGCGGCGACGTCTATCACGCCAAATACGCCCGCAACGAGATCTACGCCCTGCTCGCGCCGTTCGCCCCGGAGGAGCCGCCGCTGGAGAATCCGACGATCACTCCGATCCCCGGCGATCTGTGCTACTTCACCTTCACCGACACCCAACTGGGGACGAAGTCCTACGGTTACGAGACCCAGGCCGAACATCAGGGCCGCGCCACCGTCGTCGACCTCGCGCTGTTCTACGAGCGCAACAATCTGCTGATCAACGGTGACGCGGGCTGGGTGCCGGGCATCGTGTGGGGCAGCGTCGTCGACGGCCTGGACCGGATGGCCGACGCCTGCCAGGACCTGTGGCGGGCCGGAGCCCTGGGGGAGACCCTCAACTTCCGGCGGGCGTAGGGCCTGTCGTCAAAAGTCCCGCCGTCGCCGCCCCCGTCCCTTCGGGGGCGGCGACGGGACGCCGTGGTCAGCCCCTGGGGGCAGGAGGCGCGGGAATCTCCGCGGTCCCCGCTTCGTAGAGGGCGTGCGCGGCGCGCAGGACCAGTGCGTCCGCGTGCCGCGCGCCGACCAGCTGGACGCCGATCGGCATCCCGTCGCCGTCCACCCCGCAGGGCAGCGTCGCGGCCGGCTGCTGGGTGAGGTTGAACGGATAGGTGAACGGAGTCCAGCCCGTCCAGCGGGTGTGGCCGGATCCGGGCGGTACCTCGACGCCCGCCTCGAAGGCGGTGATCGGCTCGGTCGGGGTCACCAGCAGGTCGTAGGCGCTGTGGAAGCGTCCCATGGCCTGACCGAGCGCCATCCGGGTATCGACCGCGGCCAGGTAGTCCAGTGCGCTGTAGCGGGCGCCCTGCTCGCAGATCTCCCGGAGCCCCGGGTCGAGCAGCGTCCGCCGGTCGTCGTCCAGATGCTGCACCACCCGGGCCGCGCCGCTGAACCACAGCGTGTGGAAGGCCTCCACCGGGTCCGCGATGCCCGGGTCGATCTCCTCGACGGACGCGCCGAGCCCGGCCAGCGTGTCGACGGCCCCCCGGACCGCCGCCGCCACCTCCGGCGCGACCGGCACGTCCCAGCCGAGCGACGGGCTGTAGGCCACCCGCAGCCCGGAGACCGGGCCCGCCAGCGCCTCCCGGAACGACCCGCAGGACGGGCCGAGCTGGGACCAGTCCCGCCAGTCCGCGCCGCAGATCACCTCCATCATCAGCGCCGCGTCCGCCGCGTCCCGGGTCATCGGCCCGACGTGCGCCAGCGTCCCGAACGGGCTCGCCGGATACAGCGGCACCCGCCCGTAGGTCGCCTTGAGCGCGAAGATCCCGCAGAACGACGCCGGGATACGGACCGAACCGCCGCCGTCGGTGCCCAGACTCAGCGGCCCGGCGCCCAGCGCCACCGCCGCCGCACTGCCGCCGCTGGAGCCGCCCGCGGTGCGCCCCGGGTCGTACGGATTGCCCGTCACCCCGTGCCGCGGACTGTCGGTGACGCCCTTCCAGCCGAACTCCGGGGTGGTGGTCTTGCCGACGAACACCGCCCCGGACTCCCGCAGCCGGGCGACCGACGGGGCGTCCTCCTCCCACGGGCCCTCGGCCCGCACCGTCCGCGAACCGCGCAGCGTCGGCACGCCCCGGGTGAGGATCAGGTCCTTGACGGTGACCGGCACCCCGTCCACCGGCCCGGCCGGCGTACCGGCCCGCCAGCGTTCCTCCGCCTCCCCGGCGGCCGACAGCGCCTCGTCCGGGTCGATCCGGGTGAAGCAGTTCGTCGCGGCCTGTGCGGCCTCGGCGCGCTCCAGCACCGCCCGGACGACCTCGACGGGAGAGAACTCGCCGGCCGCGTACCCGGCCGTGAGCCGGGTGGCGGTGAGGTCGGCGAGGTGGGTCGGTTCGGTGGTCATACGTCCTCCGAGCGTTGGCCGCCCCGGGCGGGACGGCGGCGGGGCGGGGTGGCGCGCCCGGTCCGGCAGCCGGCGCCGTCACCGCACCGGTACGTACCCGAGCCGCTTGTCGACGAGGTTGTGCAGCGGCTTGCCGGCCGACCACTGGTCGAAGTTGTCCTGGAACTGCTCGGCGAGGGCGTCCCGCCAGCCCAGGGTGTCGCCACTCATATGGGGCGAGACGATCAGATGCGGGACGTCCCACAGCGGGCTGTTCTCCGGCAGCGGCTCCTGCTCGAAGACGTCCAGCGCCGCCGCCGCGATCCGCCACTCGCGCAGCGCCGCGACCAGGGCGTCCTCGACGACCAGCGGCCCGCGCCCGATGTTGATGAACCGGGCCCGCGGCGGCATCCGGGAGAACGCCGCCGTGTCGAACAGACCGCGGGTGGCCTCGGTCAGGGGCGCCGCGCAGATCACCCAATCCGCCCGGGGCAGGAGGCCGTTCAGGGCGTCACTCGCATGGACGAGGCCGAATTCCGGGTCGTCCCCGCGCTCCCGGCGGCCGACCAGATCGACCTTGACACCCAGTGCCAGGAGAGTGGTGCCGATGGCCCGGCCGATCGGCCCGGAGCCCACCACCACCGCCCGGCTGCCGGCCAGCCGCAGGGTCTCGCGGTGCTGCCAGCGCCGCTGCCGCTGCAGCTCCCAACTTCCGTAGAAGTCCTTGGCCATGGCGATCACCAGCCCGGCCACATACTCGGCGATCGGCTGCTCGAAGACCCCCCGGGCGTTGGTCACCAGGGTGTCGTCGGCGATCAGCGCCGGGCACAGCAGCTGGTCCACGCCCGCGCTCGCGGTGTGCACCCACCGGGGCCTGGGGCCCTTCTCGGGCCAGGCTCTGCGGATCGCATCGGAGGTGAAATCCCAGGCCAACAGGACGTCGGCGGTGGGGAGTCGGTCGGCGAGCGAATCCTCATCGGTGAAGATCACCCGAGCCCGGCCGGCGAGCCGGTCGAGCTTCGGCGGCGGGTCGGAACCGAGGACGAGGACGGTGCTTTCGGACATGGGCCAGAAACCGTTCTGAAACGTGAGCCCCTTTCCCTGGAAAGGGGCGCCGACAGATGCCTGGGATGCGAGGATTGACCACGCTAAGAAGTCGTATCTACCGTGTCAACAACGGCTCTGTTCCGACGTCCCGGCTTGATCCGGCTGCACCTCATCCCCGGCCACTGGCCTGGCCATTCCAGCCCTTCGTTTTTGTTCTAGGGGCCTTCATGGACGTCTCTTTTCTGGGTGGCCCACAGCCGCAGCTCGGCGTGGGCGTCGTCGCTCCCTTCGACTTCGCTCTCGACAGAGAGCTGTGGCGCTGGGTCCCCGACGACGTGTCCCTCCACCTCACCCGCACCCCTTTTGTGCCCGTCGAGGTCAGCCTGGATCTGGCCCGTCTGGTCAGCGAGCACGAAACGCTGCAGGCCGCCGTCCAGGCGCTGTGCGCGGTATCACCGCAGGTCATCTCCTATGCCTGCACATCCGGCAGCTTTGTCGCCGGGGTGGCGGGCGAACGGGCCATGTGCGCCGCCATGGCCCAGGCGGGGGAGGTCGTCTCCCTCACGACATCGGGCGCACTGATCGAAGCGCTGCGCGAGATCGGCGCACGGCGCATCGCCGTGGTCACGCCCTATACGAAATCGGTCACCGACTCCCTGGAGGACTACCTCGGTGAAGCAGGCATCACGGTCACCGGCCGCGCCTACCTCGGGCTGACCCGGCACATCTGGAAGGTGCCGTACCGCGACGTCGTCGACATGGCCCGCGCGGCCGTCGTCGGCTCCGCCGATGCCCTCTTCATCAGCTGTACGAATCTGCCGACCTACGACGTCATCCCGCAGTTGGAGGCCGAGCTGCGGATGCCGGTGCTGTCCGCCAATCAGGTCACCATGTGGGCGGCGCTGCGCGCCATCGGCGCCCAGGCGGTCGGCCCGTACCAGGCGCTGCTCGATCCGGTGGCGCGCCGCGGCCCCGCTGCGATGACCGGATCGGAGCAGGCGGGACCGGGCGAAGGGCTGACGGGGGCGACCCCCGAGGCCGCCTTCGCCGGATCCGCCCCGGCACCGGACGGGGAGGCCCTCGACGGTCTGGAACCCCCGCCCTATCCACCCGAGGACACGGGAGGTCTGCCCCCGGTGTGAGGCGGGTCCGTACCTGCCCGCACCACCACGGATGCTGCCGGTGTGGTCCCACCCGCCGGCAGCGCCCCTCCGCACCCCTGCGCACCCTTCCGCGCCCCTTCCGCACTTCGATGCACCACCACCCGGTGAGACACCCGTCTCCACGAAAGCCCCTGCATCGCATCCGCAGCCGTACACGCAAGGGAGAACTGCATGGCATCGGTCGGCTTCCTCTACCCCGGCTACTCCGCGGAGGATGACTACCCCCGGCTCGAATCGCTCCTGGGCGGCGGGATCCGTCTGCCGCTCGTCCACACCGATATCGGCGAGGACGCCCACCGGGTCGACGCGCTGCTGGAGATGGGCTCCGCCGGACGGCTGGCGGCCGGTGTCGACGAGCTCAAGGAGCGCGGCGCCGAGGCGGTCGTCTGGGCCTGTACGAGCGCCAGCTTCGTCTTCGGCTGGGAGGGCGCCCATGAACAGGTCCGGGAGCTGTCCGTCACCGCCGGCTTGCCCGCCTCCAGCACCTCCTTCGCCTTCGCCCATGCCGTCCAGGCACTCGGGGCCCGGCGGGTGGCGATCGCCGCCACCTACCCCGACGACGTGGCCGAGCGCTTCCACGCGTTCTTGAAGTCCGCCGGCACGGAGGTCGTCTCGACCCGCGGGAGCGGCATCATCACCGCGGCCGAGGTCGGCACCTGGGGCAGCGAGGAGGTGCTGGCGCTCGCCCGGGCGGGCGACCATCCCGACGCCGAGGTGGTGCTGCTGCCGGACACCGCACTGCACACCGCCGAGCATCTGCCGGCCCTCGAAGCGGAGCTGCGCAAGCCGGTGCTCACCGCCAATCAGGTGACGGTCTGGGAAGGGCTGCGGCTGCTCGACCGCACGGTGTCCTGCCCGGTGCTGGGCACCCTCTTCTCGCGGACGGCGCACGGCCAGGAGACACCCCGGATCTGACCCGGCGGTCCGGCCAGGCGGTCCGTTCCGGCGTTCCGGCCTGGCGGTCCGCCCGGCGACCTGACCCGGGAATAAGTGGAGAACGACTCCGGTTGTCCTCCTCGCAGACCACCGACGCGAGGAGGACCCGCACCGTGAGCGGCGAGATGGACAAGGCCCGGGACAGCGACGAGGCGAGCGGCGAAAGCGGCGACGGGATACGGGGCGCGGCGCCGGGCACCGCGCCGGTCCCCCTCTCGGTGCTCGACCTGGTGACGGTCGGCGCCGGGTACACCGCTTCCGACGCGGTCCGTACGGCCGTCGGCATCGCCCGTACGGCCGAACGCCGCGGCTTCCACCGCTACTGGGTCGCCGAGCACCACTCCATGCCCGGCGTCGCCTCCTCCTCGCCCGCGGTGCTGCTCGCCCACCTCGCCGCCCACACCGAGCGCATCCGCCTCGGCTCCGGCGGCGTCATGCTCCCCAACCACGCCCCGCTGGTGATCGCCGAGCAGTTCGGCACCCTGGAGGCGATGGCCCCCGGCCGGGTCGACCTGGGCCTGGGCCGCGCACCGGGCACGGACGGCGCCACCGCCGCGGCACTACGCAGGACGGACAGGCTGCACGAGGGGGCGGACGACTTCCCCCAGCAGCTGGCCGAGTTGACCCGCTTCCTCGACGACTCCTTCCCCGACGGCCACCCCTACGCCAGGATCCACGCGGTCCCTGGACCGGTGCAGGCCACCTCGCCCGGCGGCGTCCAGTCCCGGCACCGGCCGCCCCTGTGGCTGCTGGGCTCCTCCGGCTTCAGCGCCCGGCTCGCCGGCTCCCTCGGTCTGCCGTTCGCCTTCGCGCACCACTTCTCCGCGGCCAACACCCTCCCCGCGCTGGACCTCTACCGCGCCTCCTTCCGCCCCTCCGAGGTGCTGTCC includes:
- a CDS encoding DUF3830 family protein, with translation MTDRFIEVSLDKRGVSCTAKLLDDRAPITCNAVWDALPLGGDVYHAKYARNEIYALLAPFAPEEPPLENPTITPIPGDLCYFTFTDTQLGTKSYGYETQAEHQGRATVVDLALFYERNNLLINGDAGWVPGIVWGSVVDGLDRMADACQDLWRAGALGETLNFRRA
- a CDS encoding amidase is translated as MTTEPTHLADLTATRLTAGYAAGEFSPVEVVRAVLERAEAAQAATNCFTRIDPDEALSAAGEAEERWRAGTPAGPVDGVPVTVKDLILTRGVPTLRGSRTVRAEGPWEEDAPSVARLRESGAVFVGKTTTPEFGWKGVTDSPRHGVTGNPYDPGRTAGGSSGGSAAAVALGAGPLSLGTDGGGSVRIPASFCGIFALKATYGRVPLYPASPFGTLAHVGPMTRDAADAALMMEVICGADWRDWSQLGPSCGSFREALAGPVSGLRVAYSPSLGWDVPVAPEVAAAVRGAVDTLAGLGASVEEIDPGIADPVEAFHTLWFSGAARVVQHLDDDRRTLLDPGLREICEQGARYSALDYLAAVDTRMALGQAMGRFHSAYDLLVTPTEPITAFEAGVEVPPGSGHTRWTGWTPFTYPFNLTQQPAATLPCGVDGDGMPIGVQLVGARHADALVLRAAHALYEAGTAEIPAPPAPRG
- a CDS encoding D-2-hydroxyacid dehydrogenase, translating into MSESTVLVLGSDPPPKLDRLAGRARVIFTDEDSLADRLPTADVLLAWDFTSDAIRRAWPEKGPRPRWVHTASAGVDQLLCPALIADDTLVTNARGVFEQPIAEYVAGLVIAMAKDFYGSWELQRQRRWQHRETLRLAGSRAVVVGSGPIGRAIGTTLLALGVKVDLVGRRERGDDPEFGLVHASDALNGLLPRADWVICAAPLTEATRGLFDTAAFSRMPPRARFINIGRGPLVVEDALVAALREWRIAAAALDVFEQEPLPENSPLWDVPHLIVSPHMSGDTLGWRDALAEQFQDNFDQWSAGKPLHNLVDKRLGYVPVR
- a CDS encoding maleate cis-trans isomerase family protein, with translation MDVSFLGGPQPQLGVGVVAPFDFALDRELWRWVPDDVSLHLTRTPFVPVEVSLDLARLVSEHETLQAAVQALCAVSPQVISYACTSGSFVAGVAGERAMCAAMAQAGEVVSLTTSGALIEALREIGARRIAVVTPYTKSVTDSLEDYLGEAGITVTGRAYLGLTRHIWKVPYRDVVDMARAAVVGSADALFISCTNLPTYDVIPQLEAELRMPVLSANQVTMWAALRAIGAQAVGPYQALLDPVARRGPAAMTGSEQAGPGEGLTGATPEAAFAGSAPAPDGEALDGLEPPPYPPEDTGGLPPV
- a CDS encoding maleate cis-trans isomerase family protein, producing MASVGFLYPGYSAEDDYPRLESLLGGGIRLPLVHTDIGEDAHRVDALLEMGSAGRLAAGVDELKERGAEAVVWACTSASFVFGWEGAHEQVRELSVTAGLPASSTSFAFAHAVQALGARRVAIAATYPDDVAERFHAFLKSAGTEVVSTRGSGIITAAEVGTWGSEEVLALARAGDHPDAEVVLLPDTALHTAEHLPALEAELRKPVLTANQVTVWEGLRLLDRTVSCPVLGTLFSRTAHGQETPRI
- a CDS encoding LLM class flavin-dependent oxidoreductase; this encodes MDKARDSDEASGESGDGIRGAAPGTAPVPLSVLDLVTVGAGYTASDAVRTAVGIARTAERRGFHRYWVAEHHSMPGVASSSPAVLLAHLAAHTERIRLGSGGVMLPNHAPLVIAEQFGTLEAMAPGRVDLGLGRAPGTDGATAAALRRTDRLHEGADDFPQQLAELTRFLDDSFPDGHPYARIHAVPGPVQATSPGGVQSRHRPPLWLLGSSGFSARLAGSLGLPFAFAHHFSAANTLPALDLYRASFRPSEVLSEPYALIGVAALAAEEEREARRQVMTGALSMLRLRTGRPGLVPSPEEAEAYGFSDMERDFVDTWLGNVVHGTPDAVRQGLDALAKRTGADELMITANAHGGPARLRSYELIADAYGM